The Bacteroidales bacterium genome has a window encoding:
- a CDS encoding alpha/beta hydrolase-fold protein, producing MRLTIYLFSVAYLVLSQNLFSQEKPGQWKQHIDSDLSWVSTDTTTPLFAEYQVYPTPSRGKDTQGSFMIYLPEEYQNTLKRFPVIYFLHGGNGTQKDAEWLMKIMDKAIKEGKMPPVIIVGPQALPIGWYCNANSGAKGVTSGPVEDVLMKDLIPYIDEHYRTIDDRSGRGLEGWSMGGFGAMRLGFKYPEMFGFTSSLAGALIDFQDEHNPQYLVNTFGPATGPGSEKSIEYFNSVHPRFYAGKNAEIIKSNVKVRLIIGDQDWLYNNNGKFITNNFSDYLDSLGIKHGYTVLENAGHMFPLEFADGTREYPIQFWVDAYKTLVTTSAIKHMKE from the coding sequence ATGAGACTTACTATTTACCTTTTTTCAGTGGCTTATCTTGTTCTTTCACAAAACCTTTTCTCCCAAGAGAAACCGGGCCAATGGAAACAGCATATTGATTCCGATTTGTCATGGGTGTCAACTGACACGACAACACCCCTCTTTGCCGAATATCAGGTTTATCCAACGCCTTCAAGAGGAAAAGATACACAAGGGAGTTTTATGATTTACCTTCCTGAAGAGTATCAGAATACCCTTAAAAGATTTCCTGTGATTTACTTTTTACATGGAGGAAATGGAACCCAAAAAGACGCGGAATGGCTGATGAAAATAATGGATAAAGCCATTAAAGAAGGAAAGATGCCCCCGGTCATTATTGTCGGCCCCCAGGCCTTACCTATTGGATGGTATTGCAATGCAAATTCCGGTGCAAAAGGAGTAACCAGCGGGCCTGTAGAAGATGTATTGATGAAAGATCTTATTCCCTATATTGATGAGCATTACCGGACTATTGATGACCGCTCCGGCCGGGGTCTCGAAGGTTGGTCAATGGGTGGCTTCGGAGCCATGAGACTTGGTTTCAAGTATCCTGAAATGTTTGGTTTCACTTCATCCCTGGCAGGTGCGCTGATTGACTTTCAGGACGAACACAATCCACAGTACCTGGTCAACACATTTGGCCCTGCAACAGGACCGGGCTCGGAAAAATCCATTGAATACTTCAACTCAGTACATCCACGATTTTATGCCGGGAAGAATGCTGAGATAATAAAGAGCAATGTAAAAGTAAGGCTTATTATCGGCGATCAGGACTGGTTGTATAACAATAATGGTAAGTTTATAACTAATAACTTCAGTGATTATCTCGATTCACTAGGTATAAAACATGGCTATACCGTCTTAGAAAATGCTGGACATATGTTCCCGTTAGAATTTGCTGATGGAACCAGGGAATATCCGATTCAGTTCTGGGTGGATGCATATAAAACTTTGGTAACGACGTCCGCTATTAAACATATGAAGGAATAA